ctgttctcttctcttctctcttcacttTGCTCAAATGGCCGGCCTTAGATGGAGAGAGTGGTGGAACACGATGGCCTTCCCCACCCGACGCATCTGGAATCGTATCAGTGGTAAGTTCCGATCCCTTCACTGTCCCTTTCACCAGCCCCTTAAAAcgttttctctgtttcatcGCTTTGAgggaaaccaacaaaaaaatatatatatagttagtttAGGTTTTTATCAATTTCCTTTGTGATTCTTGATCATATAATAGTAATTAGTTTAGATTCCATCAGTTTATCTTGTGATTTAGTTAGTTTAGATTTGATCATcgtctttgtttgtttactcGTTTGTTTGATCATCAActctgtttgtttattatatctcttcttctctaacacCAATGGCTCCAATCGTACCACTTCACCGTACCCCAATGCATATTATTATAGGATCCAAAAAGACTCTTGagctttcaatatatatttaaggtCTTTGAGGGTTTTGTTGCTTTATCCGTGATGGGCTTGTGGTAAAATCCTTTACTAAGTAGGATGCATTCACCTTCTGGATTAGTAGGACGTTTCTATGAATCCTTTACTAAGTAGGATGCGGTCACCTTCCGTATTCACCAATCGTGGCATGCCTCTACCTGTACATTGACTACCATTTCAGTGTTTCAAATCTAGTTCTGTTGTCAGATTGTAATTTTGATGTAAAATATTTGTAGTGTATTGTAATTTTGATGTGAAATTTCAATTCTGCTCTGTTTTGATAAACAACAGTTGGTAACTGCAGCTTAACCGCAATGTCGTTGTTAGCAATCAAGTCACCGCATCCCGCAGTTGCAAGAATCAAGGTGAGTTTAGTTCCTACTCTATTAGAAACACATTTAGCAAATTAGTATTATTGTCTCTGTGTGTAACTTTCGAATCATCAAAAAGATTATCTTGTACCTACATAGTTGCCACTAAGACATATAACagtaagttttattttgatttgtggCTATTCGAGCTGTTCTATATGGTGATTTGATCGAACCATTTCCAAGCTCCTGgattcttctctttgatctCCAACC
The sequence above is drawn from the Camelina sativa cultivar DH55 chromosome 4, Cs, whole genome shotgun sequence genome and encodes:
- the LOC104783249 gene encoding uncharacterized protein LOC104783249 isoform X1, giving the protein MVNTARPGLCVLVRLSIRILFRCNQLWIKTLNEEILEIAIQIKHHFEFSSPFLPSLSFSVLFSSLFTLLKWPALDGESGGTRWPSPPDASGIVSVLNRNVVVSNQVTASRSCKNQGEFSSYSIRNTFSKLVLLSLCVTFESSKRLSCTYIVATKTYNSKFYFDLWLFELFYMVI